The genomic segment CCTCGCTCACGTGGCCTGGCTTAGCTTGGTAAGCACTGTGTCTCTCATGGCAACCGTTGCCGCGGTGATTGTCTATGGCATCAGCGTCCATGACCAATGGGACATCGACTCCATTGTCAGCTGCAATGTGGATACTGTCCCGGTGGGGCTGGGGATCGTCTTATTTAGCTACGCTGCACACCCACTCCTCCCTGGCATAGAAAATGCCCTTCGTGATAAATCCAAGTTCCCATTGATCATGAACATTTCCTTCGTCTTTGCCGCCATTAGTAAAGTTCTCTTCGCAGTTACGGCGTACCTAGCGTTTAGCGACAAAACCAAGGAAGTGATCACTAATAATTTACCCCCTGGGCCTATCCGTACAACTGTTTGCGTATTGTTAGTTTTAAATGTGTTATTTTCCTACGCGTTCCCGATGTTTACAGTTATCCATTGTGTCACAAATTCAATAGTGTCTCGGTGCTGCGTCCCCGAAAAGGCTAATTTTCGGTTCCCAGTAATTCTCCGCGTTGTCCTCGTGCTCTTGACCATGTTAGCCGCTCTTCTTATCCCACACTTCGCTTTACTAATGGCGTTTATAGGAAGCCTAACGGGtgcttgtcttgtttttaTCTTCCCACCTGTTTTTAATATCATACTCAGGAGAAGCGCAATGTACAAGTTACAGATAGCTGCGGATGTTTTGATTATAATTTTTGGGGTTTCAACTGGGATTGTAGGTGTTGTGTATTCGGGAAAGGCTTTAGTAAAAGCTTACACAGCGTAGGCCCAAGTTGAATAAAATAGTgttaaaaataagaaataaaacaagcaTGGAAATTTTAGCTAGATAGCGGGGAAAGATGGCACGAGCTATTTGCTCTGTTGTTAGGGTAAAAATTTGCCctgaaaatcaagcagttagTGATATTCAAATTAAGGGGACggaaatgagaaaataacATAGTAATAAAACAATTGTACGTAGTGaagggaaataaataaaagatttgATCCAAGGACGTAAACTACAGCCTTACATGACGGATCTTGTTGTACATAATCCTCGCTGGCTCAAACTTTGATTTAAAGTTTCTTTCTGGCGGAAAAAAAGCATTCTAAAGTCATGGTGTTTCAAAACAAATTTCGCTTGTTCGTTGTAATTGTGGTAGGGACATTTGCCGGTGGAGGTTTAGGATTCTATATACGCGATAACATCAACCTGGAACAGCGAGTAAGTGTGTGGGTAGGCGTTTGGGGGTATTGACATCTCGGGCTTACCATCCGGTTAGTTCGCTCCTTTATACTTATTGTTGTCATCAGAAATCATATCAGTTCATTTCTTATTTGCACCTTTTGGGCGATGAATGCTTGTGAATTTGAGGGGATGAGGAGAGGGGGaaagagaagagaaaaaagattGCAATCCAGGCAAGTTGAACGATACCTTTCTCCGATTTCAACTATTCAAAGGCTGTACCCCTAAACAACggatggtaagcctgtgttAGGAAACTGTTCAAACCTCCATTCTATAGGTTGTATTCTCTTAAATGTGCATGTAAAGGAACATGCAAGTTTATACCCAGGATcggccgaggggggggggggggtgcgcagtcatatgtaTTATATTGAAAAGCATAGGATATGAAGattcctttataagaaatgaACCACTTTTGGGCCGCtaaggaaggggggggggggatgcgcagtcataggtatcatatggaaaaagtataGTATTCGAAGATTCCTCAAAGTGCCCCTAGCATCAAATTCCAGTaacttgtttttaatatttacttaTCCTGAGATGAAGAATAGGTAAAGAGTTTTCATATTGTATCAGAAAAAATCTTGAAATGTGACCATTTTTAGGAGATGTTAGCAATTGAAAATTGCTAACAACCCTTCGTTGTGAAAGAAAAAGActagaaaaggaaaaagaaaataaagaaaacaaaaaaaattgtaaaacatGCGGTCGAGACTCGAACCACGGATCGAAGCATTCGAATTCAGGCATGCTACAGACCCGTTGGGCCATCGAGGCAAATGGGAAACTTCAACAAAATAAGTaaggtatttatatatcagtcGTAATTGAAGCATCACGTTGAAAATTCATAAAAGGACGGAACTCATTTGAAAAACTAGAGACCTTACAATTTTGACACAGTATTAAGTTCTAAGGGAGTTATCATTAATTACAtcgaggggggagggaagattttAACTgaagacaccttaaaatttcagagcccccctttcattgtaaacatttttttcgatGCCCCCCCTTATAGAACCCcaaaattttctttctttttcccttagaggaccttttttttgggggccccccttttggtggttaaaaatttttggagccccccccccctcaatatcttTCTTCCCCTCCTCGGTGTATTtataatgaacactccctaaataagctttttctcaaataagtataaaaaaattctatcCTCAAATTTTTCCTCTATCAATAAAAGTATTTGATTCGACGAGGACAAAATAGATTGCCCATTTTTGGAAGGGGGTCATTTTTTATAGCATTGAGCATAGGAGCATAGGAATTACAGTTGAGAATTGGTAATATAAAACTTATAAGAtttaaaattttcaaatttcattgTACCCCAACTTGAAGAAATTGATTCGAGGCCTCATAATGATTAAATCCAATTAGAAAGCGTCCCTGCTTTTGTTAACTCAAAAACCGACAAAAagtaatgtttaaaaaaaattataccaACAATTTTTTTCGTAAGCACATTTTTCCTTAGTAATAAGGGAAAATGctgtaattaaaaaaacacataattTGACACTTATCTCGGAAATATTTTATAATTATACAGATGATCATattgaataagaaaaataatgatattgtTCTGGTAACATGGTAAAACAAGGCcctaaaataatagaaaatgtgCCCTTCAGGATTCCTGAACCAAACCAAAGTGGAACGCCTGGCGCTTTCGAAAAGTGGGGCCACTTTTCGCTCAAGAGTGCGATgttatttacatttaaaagCCAGCAAAACCCCACGAAAACCAGTTGTTTGGCGtggtttgttttcaagtcCTAAACTACTGATATATTGGTATAAACCCGGAAATTAAGAGTTTGATGCTACGGGCACTTTAAAAGAAATGATGATGTgtgcaccctgcgcacccccccccccctgtgtatgcgCCTGACAAGTTGAGGATGTCATCTGCTTGGCATGTCTAATATTACCacttccccccctccccccctcatcCCACATGCCTAATCCCCATCTTGTGATTCATAATTCTTCTTAATTATTTCATGTGCATCAAAGATTCAGGGATAAACCTCCCTCAAATCCTACATGCCTTATCCTGTGATTCATAATCATTCTTGATTATTGAATGTTCATCAAAGATTCATGGATCATAGCTATGACCTTTTTGGCAACCCTGGAATGCCCCCTCTGGATACCCCCTTAAAGTAGAAGTTAATGGGACATTGCCTAGCAAACAAATGTTGGAAGAGCATATTGTCGTCTTTGCACAAAAAATAAGGGTCAAATATCTCTTTTCTAGCAAGGAAACTGTTAGGAGTTTTGGCACCCACAAAAAACTTTGGAAGATTTCATTTGGTAAATCTTTTAGATGTCTTTGCTGGATATTAACTAACAATGTGCTGTTTGAATTTATTGTTcaacaaacaggaagaaagaCTTAAAGAACTTCAAATAAAAGTAGATGAGAAGAAAAACAGCATTAAACAACTGAAAGAAAAGATTGAAAGCAAAAGATAACTATTGTCAAATGTGATGGACTGGACGTACGGACAGGGGTAAATCAAGATTTGAAAACCAAGGTACAAGGACAGGGTCAAGGGTGGATCTTAACTTTAACAAAGCAGAGTATTGTTATAAAGGCGTGGCTAAGATAAAAGACGTACCAAAAAGGAAGGTGTAAAGGGGTGAAAATACAAGTGTAATGGAAATTTCCCTCCAAAAGTGAAACAAATCTCCCCTTATAAATACTTTTGAATCCATCTTTGCCAGACTGTTGATGTTTCAGAAAGCAAGGGCTTGTTACATCATCATAGATGCTAATAAGCACATGGAGAAGGGAAAATTGACTGTTAAAAATGGATTCCTTACCGAAAAGCCTATAACTTCAACAAAGCAGACTTTCGTCTTGAACTAAAAGCatacatttcttaccaaaaaattGCCAAAAAAGACTTTATTATAATTGTCCACACAAGACTAAAACATACAAGCTATAGGCATATGATGTTACAATATTACtatttcctatttttttattatgattCTATAAATAACAGCTACCCGCCTAATGTTTCCAGATTCTACATTGCCAGGGAATTTCTCATGCTGGAAAATAATTTCCAGTATATCTCGCACCATTGTTCATTTTAATTCCTGTCTACTAATAAAAGCACTTTTGCTAAAAGTAAGATTAAAAGTAAAGATATTCATTGTTGTGTGGAACAATATGACTTCAGGTAAATCAAGATATTAAACCCAAGGAATAATggcaaaaaaatgaatattatttattattatcgagTAAAACTTGCTATCCCCTATTTGAATGGAAGCCTCCGCACCCTTATTCACCCTCGCGCAAACCATGCCTGTTCTGACTTTGCACAATCTAAACTACTTAACACTACATCACACAGACTTTGAAGAGATGTTCATGAAGTTTCAACCAAACGCTTCCTTAGCTATTTACATTGAATGTGAAATATATATCAATCTTGGCAGAAAGGCTTATATGAAGTACATTAGTAATTTCAAATGGTAATTATGAGGACAAAATCCAACTCAGCAAAGAATTAAGGGATTTAGAGGAAACACTTCTCTTTTTTCCACAAACCCAGGGCACCATGGTGGAtgtaaaaatattgtttttagtTTCATTGCTGTAGGAATTACTGCAATGATAATTTTTTGTAGATACTTAATACTACAATTCAACACAAACAAGCTAGAAGGCAGACAGCCATTAACTTACCTAATACAATGcttaattttataatttatcTTAATTGGGAGTTCATATTATTAAAAACTGAACATAGACAAAGACATCATTTTTTGGAGTCACATACCTAGAATGTATATTGGATTACATCCTTAACAAAATTTATTGTAACATAACATTCAACTTGTTGAGTCCCCCAGGGCTGGTGGCAGGGCTTATTTAAATTGTTAAATTCCTTGATATGAGTCCAACTTTGAGGCACTAAAAGCACATCAGGCCATTTTAAAGCTCTTGCTTTAAAaaggcgtttttttttttttgccatccAACAAAGTGGGTCCTTATCAACATATTTGAGGTCTTATCCTGTTTGCCTAAATTGATTATTGTATCATAGCTAAGCTACAGATCGCTCTCGGGAGCCGTTACATAGACGGATGGCCGCCTGACTTCAGGATGAACCCTTCCGATGTTTGGTGAAAAGTCTGGCCTTGGCGATCTCCTGGTTATACCATCAGGTTCCTGTCTCCTTGTCGTGTTGTTGATCAATTTGCATTCTGAACTGCTGCTTGTGTAGGCTGCTCTGGACAAGCCGCCATGGCTATTGCGGGCGCCCGCCTGCGGAGACTTGGAAAGAAGTCCAAAGACTGCACTTTCAGTTAGATCTTGGAATTCCAGGAATGGAATTGGATACAGGGAAGGAGTGGAACTCGCTTCAGACAAAGTCTTAATATATGTCGGCTTTTTAAGAAAGTGCTTCCGAAAGGTGTGGTCTTGTAGCTTTTGCCATTACATTACTGCAGCGTTTTATTTACTAGTGTGTGCTTGATGCTTTTAATTGCCTGGATTTTTGTCTGAAGCGTGCTCGTGCGCATGCAGGAAAAGCAGTTTGcacaatttgtttatttgccaAGTTATTATTAAGTTTAAACGTCAACACATGTGGGTTTTAGGGAGATACTAATGATTAGTCATTTAGGTTCCAACCAACAGTCTCAAGGGTATCGGTTCAGCTTAAGTTCCGGGGAAACAACTGAAAAGTAAAACTCATTTGCGGCACTGAAGCCCAACATCGGCCTTCTAACAATGGGTGAGGTCGCTCAAGACCCCAAAATTTCTCACAGTCCATCTACAAAACAGGAAGCCTGATAAGAACACCAGGTACTGGGCTGTTTTACCTCATCTTACCTCTGGTCGCCAAAAACTAAACGCCCCTCGAAATCGGTTCTCCATCAGTAGAATGACGAGAGAGATCCcggcccctccccccaggatGATGAAGACACCCGCAAGGTGATGCAGTTCTAGACTCATTGGCTGGTTGGAGACCACGGCGTCCTTAAGATTACACTCGGACATCGCATCCCACCACTTGTATCGGATTCTCTCAACCTCACCTTCCTCGCGCAGCTAACAAAAGAAATGATAAATTGTCTGTAGGGTGTGTCTTGCTTTTGTaatgaatgatgatgatggtggtggtgtagGCCATGATAACGATGACACTAGTGATTGTgtagtagtggtgatggtggttgtgatgatgatgatgaccatgataatgatgaccatggtgatgctgataatgatgatgatgggttattagaaaaaaaaacactcacaTATGTAGTTTTCAGAAAGATGGGCCTAATCCGAACTGCTATTTACCTTAATGATAACATTTATTATCCTTTTGTAAAGTGATTAAACCCTGGAATTCGGAGCATTAACTGCCTTACCTGAAGAATAGCCACTGAGATGCCATCTGTCCACTCGGAGTTCCTCTGCAGCCCCAGTGCGTAGCTCTTCGCGTCCAGCAAATTCTTGACGAGCATTGTATTACAGGGCTTTCTCTGGTTGTAGTAGTCAAGCGACGGCTGGTCAGTCAGGTACGCGAAGGGCGTGGTTCGAGACCGGTTGACACCCTCATCTGTACCCTTCACAAAAGTGTTGAGGGTGCTCATCTTGCCAAACATCTTCTTGTAGATTCGGACTTTTGACTTTTCGAAGAACGAGAACAGCGAACCGCCCTGTTGGACACCGTATTTGAAGACGTCCTGAGCGACTAGGTCTTCTAGAGAGTTGATGATAGATTTGGAGTTTTGAGCTAGAAAATACAACAGCAGCTGATTCACCATTATTAGCTTGTCGTTTGTGAGGCCTGAAATGCTCGCTTTAGCTTCCTGGGCGCTTATTCAGTTTATCCTGAGGGGTAGTAATTTGAGAATGAGCGCTAATTTGAAGCTGTTGTTATTTCATAATTGCCTATATTAATGCAAGCGTCAAGGTTCGACTAGCATGGGGCAGCTTGTTTTATCcttattgttattgtcaagATGTATCGACTACAAGAAGAGAAGGGCAAGTGTGCCACCGCGGGCACTACAATTGTCTTTCTTTTAATGTTTACACGGCATTGTATCATCCAAAGTAAAGGATGCAGGGCTAAAAAAGTAAATGTGCTTTTTGCTAACGGATGAAAGAACATCTTGTGCTCAAAACCTTATAAAACCACTGTATGGCTTAGCAATTAATAACACTGCCCAACCTGTGAAAAACGCCGCCAAGTTCGCAGTGTAGGTGGATATTAGGATAAGTGTAAAGAGCCAGAAGGACGCCGCCAGAACTCGTCCGGAGCCCGACCGAGGGGTGTTGTCCCCACCCTGTTGAAGAATGGACCCCGTAGCGAACCACAGACTGTTAGGCAAGCTGAACTCGTCACCTTCGCCCTCGCCAGTATTCTTGGCTTCGGCTCGAAACCCATAAGGGCTAAACCGGTCAAGAATCCACATCAGTATGGTGACGGCTCCAACCTAAGATTAGATTTTTACTTAAGTGCACATGTTTACGTCactcaaaaaaaaaagaatgaataTGAATGAGCTTCGGCTCGAAGGACCATATTGGGAACTGTGACAAAGGTCTGATAGATGCTAACTACAACTGTACTAGAGGTTCTTATACCGCCAAAACCCCGAACGCACGAAAAACGAACCGAGATTTATACCTTGTCCAGCTGAGAAAACGCACATCCCTTCTCATCCCCTGACCCTAGTTCCAACTCAACTTGAACAAATCCTAGATGTCTGTCATGTAAGCGATCCCAAAATCCCTATTACCTAACGATACCAAGTCCACACTCGACTTGCAAATTACAACAGCTCTTACCACCAGGCAACAACACGCCCATAGATCTTTCTGGAAAGGCATTAGAAACGCGAAGAGGTCCACGTCCTCTTCCAGGGGCTTCTGTAGAATCATGGCGATGCGAAAATCAAGGAACGGCTTACTGAAGTCGATCACTTGTTCTCTTTCAGCCGTAATAGTAATCGGGCCAATTGCAATATCTGCTTCCTACAGAAaagcaaaaaggaaaattttccCATTTTCTCGTTTATCCTAGAAAAATACCAAATACGAGAAAGTATCAATTTCAATCGGTTGATTTGTAGAAGCTATTGCGATATTCTTGATTAAATTTGGTGAATATATTATAAAACTTCAGTTAGGTATTTCCAAATTTCATCACATTTGTCGTCTACTATAgaattaaaaaacaataaaaaatgtgtAGCTTAGTAGGGGTCTTTAGTGCAGGATTTGAAAACATACATAAAATTTCGTATCTGCTTCCTCTTAGGGTAAACCTTTAAGAATTTAAATGCAAAATCTACTAATAGCGTCACAAAACAATACTTGAAGTTATTAATGGATATTTTGACTGCCTAGTCGAGATTTATGGAAAGTAAATAATACACTTCGGAAGGGGAAAATAAGGCCATGGCTAATAAATTGAGGTAGCGATACTTGACAAATATTTTGGACTTGATAGGCCACTTAATAGAGGCTCCACTATTCAAGGTGAACGGAACGTACTTGTCGGACAAGTTCTCCTAGGATTCCTCTCCACTCTCCGTTCTTCACAGAGCCGTACGATTTCTCTTTGCTTATCCTGATTTCGTATTTAACGTTCAGTTTCTCAGCCAGCAGGTCCAACAGGTCCTTACTGAAGCCCATGAATCTATCGTTCCCTTTCAACAGCGATGCATTGTCTTTCATTATCATGAAAGGAGCGTCCTGAAACAGAATCAAGTTTTCTATAAGTATAAACCTATTTTAGataataaggttgcacttttGGAATTCAAGTTTCTTAGCCCGCGTGTTCACATTGTGATTTCAAATTATACCTTTTTGAACAAGTAATTGGTGGATGCGCAAATTCTCTCACTAGATCATCGGAAAGGTCGTCTGAATAAAATTCTCCAAATTGATACGGGGTAAAGGCATAATTATTAAAATACAACCCTTCAATAAGGTTTTGATATTCGAGaagaaataacttgaaaatatACCAAGAGGTTGTTTCAAAACAATAACTAGTACTGGCGATTTCCATAGTTTGCAAAACCCAATGAAACCCCTTGATATATATTTAATGGCTTTGTACATAACCGAATAAAGAGGTTGGTTCATAGAGCCCTTTAGTTGGCTAGCTGGCTAGATGCTATACCTCCTTGGTAGTGACAATGATAACGCGGTCATTCTCTCGGTGTTTCCGCATGAATTCCTCCTTTCGCTCACATTCCGTCTCTTCCCAGTACTGACCGTTCCAGTTGACCAGGTTGTCCCTCTGTAAGCTTACCAGGTTGCTGTTGGTCGTTATGGTCAGTTGGCCAATCTACAgattgtatatttttttttagtctaaTTTTTCTACTGTAATAACAAAGTATTTTTAAATACTTAAAAGTAAGATGGGGGTGTTTTATTAGCTTTCGGGCTTACTGTTGCGTAATTCGCAACATGACAAAGAGGACACAAATAACACGGCGGACGTTTTATAAAACTATGCGCAAGCCGTAGATTTTCTCCTCTTATTCGGAGTGTTCTTGgagcaaaaatatttattttcgaGAAACTTATTCCTTTGACGCCCGTTCCAATTCCGCAAAAATATTTGCCACTTTCAGATGTGAGGACTAACAGCTCCATTTAACCATGGACACTTATTTTTGCTTTGGTTCTATACCTTGTATTTGTGAGAGAATAATGTTTGTGATTGAACTTGAATGTTGATGATGTCAAACTCGTCCACCACACGCTCATTTGAACCGTCCGTCTTGAACTGAATAGTTCCCGTCAGTCCTTGCATATTGATCTGCAAAAAAGCCACCAAAACCATCTTACCCTTTTCAAAACTCCGGGATAGCCTatcctttgaaaaaaaaagtaggtaCCAGGTTTATTGAGAAGGTTTACACCACCATttgtatattaaaaaaaatttgtcaTTTCCTTTTGTAAAGAGGGGGGTATTTAAACATATGGCGGTTGGAAAATGTATGGATTTTAGTTCCCCCATACATTTTTTCAAACCGAAGAAGGGCAACGAGCCCCACTGCATCAACCACTTGAGTTTTCCTCCTCCTGCGTCGAGATACGATTCTTACCGTTTTCAGAAAATCCAAAATGGTTTCGCCCGTATCTGTTGTCACGGCTGGGTTAAATTGGCAGCCTTTTCCCTGATTCTTGTCTTCCACCAGGAACGTGTTCTTCATCATCTCCCCTATGGCCTTAACGACCACGTACAGCGAATCATTCAGTACGGCGTACGTTAGctacaggaaaaaaataaagtcatTATACGTTCGCATAGTATGCTGGGGGGGTtaccaggggggtggcccaggcaaaatacagtgaatgtattagacattatcttaaaaacaggaaaaatgccttgaaagggccttttggacCCCCTCCTGTTTAAAATCTATTTGTGCCAGCTTCCAAAACTCCCTACCGCATAAAAGCTATTTCCGGTGTGATTTTTTCACGGTCAGATATCTTGCATGTTCACACAGCAAAACTTTTTTATCATACCACAATAATTGTTGCATAAAGGTATTGTTTGCATTGTATTAGTGGAGTTTTCTCGGTTCTTTTTGAAGTCACGTGTTGACATGATGCCGGTCACGTCACATGTACTATAGTATCTATTGTATATCCCTATTATACCGTCATCTATTATACTGGCATCTATTGTATATCCCTATTATACCGGCATTTATTATACTGGCATCTATTGTATATCCCTATTTTACCGTCTGTTGCCATGGTATTAGCACTTCACATGCACTATTGTATGGAGTGGGTAAGACTTAAATGATTCTATTATACCATCTGTTGTCATGGTGTCTATTGTATATCCCTATTATACCATCTGTTGTTATGGCATCTATTGTATATCCCTATTATACAATCTGTTGTCATTGTATCTATTGTATATCCCTATTATACCATCTGTTGTCATGGTATCTATTGTATATCACTATTGCATCATCTGTTGTTATCCCTATTATACCATCTGTCGTCATGGTATATATTGTATATCCCTATTATATCCTGTGTCGTCATGGTATCTATTGTATATCCCTATTATACCATCTGTTGTCATGGTATCTATGGTATATCCCTTTTATACCATCTGTTGTCATGGTATCTATTAGACATCCCTATTATACTATCTGTTGTCATGGTACCATCTGTTGTTATCCCTATTATACCATCTGTCGTCATGGTATCTATTGTATATCCCTATAATACCATCTGTTGTCATGGTATCTATTGTATATCTCTATTATACCATCTGTTGTCATGGTATCTATTGTATATCCCTATTATACCATCTGTGGTCATGGTTCTATTGTATATCCCTATTATATCCTGTGTCCTCATGGTATCTATTGTATATCCCTATTATATCCTGTGTCGTCATGGTATCTATTGTAAAACTCTATTATACCATCTGTTGTCATGGTTCTATTGTATATCCCTATTATATCCTGTGTCCTCATGGTATCTATTGTATATCCCTATTATATCCTGTGTCGTCATGGTATCTATTGTAAAACCCTGGTATATCCTGTGTCGTCATGGTATCTATTGTATATCCCTATCATATCCTGTGTTGTCATGGTATCTATTGTATATCCCTATTATATCCTGTGTTGTCATGGTATCTATTGTATATCCCTTTTATACCATCTGTTGTCATGGTATCTATTGTATATCCCTATTATACCATCTGTTGTCATGGTATCTATTGTATATCCCTTTTATACCATCTGTTGTCATGGTATCTATTGTATATCCCTATCATATCCTGTGTCGTCAAGGTATCTATTGTATATCCCTATTATATCCTGTGTTGTCATGGTATCTATTGTATATCCCTATTATATCCTGTGTTGTCATGGTATCTATTGTATATCCCTATTATATCCTGTGTTGTCATGGTATCTATTGTATATCCCTATTATACCCTGTGTCGTCAAGGTATCTATTGTATATCCCCATCATATCCTGTGTCGTCAAGGTATCTATTGTATATCCCTATTATATCCTGTGTCGTCATGGTATCTATTGTATATCCCTATCATATCCTGTGTCGTCAAGGTATCTATTGTATATCCCTATCATATCCTGTGTCGTCAAGGTATCTATTGTATATCCCTATCATATCCTTTGTCGTCAAGGGATCTATTGTATATCCCTATTATATCCTGTGTCGTTAAGGTATCTATTGTATATCCCTATTATATCCTGTGTCGTCAAGGTATCTATTGTATATCCCTATTATATCCTGTGTTGTCATGGTATCTATTGTATATCCCTATTATATCCTGTGTTGTCATGGTATCTATTGTATATCCCTATTATATCCTGTGTCGTCAAGGTATCTATTGTATATCCCTATTATATCCTGTGTCGTCAAGGTATCTATTGTATATCCCTATCATATCCTGTGTTGTCATGGTATCTATTGTATATCCCTATTATATCCTGTGTCGTCATGGTATCTATTGTATATCCCTATTATATCCTGTGACGTCATGGTATCTATTGTATATCCCTATTATATCCTGTGTTGTCATGGTATCTATTGTATATCCCTCTTATATCCTGTGTCGTCATGGTATCTATTGTATATTCCTATTATATCCTGTGTTGTCATGGTATCTATTGTATATCCCTATCATATCCTGTGTTGTCATGGTATCTATTGTATATCCCTATCATATCCTGTGTCGTCAAGGTATCTATTGTATATCCCTATCATATCCTGTGTCG from the Nematostella vectensis chromosome 4, jaNemVect1.1, whole genome shotgun sequence genome contains:
- the LOC5513064 gene encoding vesicular inhibitory amino acid transporter, producing MLSPFSSLPYITCQESDNDADTESDNNPGVTDEEGDEESDAEKGGCSLWHAFWNLVNVIEGTGVLGLPYAVREGGIIVVLGLIILAVISNYTGQILIGCLYTKDPKQDDEEVRLVKKSKEKDERKRVRLTYEDIGEVCLPGFGGKIVVATQVLELMSVSTLYLVLSGSLLVNTFPRVPITHRGWIALSTVLVLPTVFLKSLAHVAWLSLVSTVSLMATVAAVIVYGISVHDQWDIDSIVSCNVDTVPVGLGIVLFSYAAHPLLPGIENALRDKSKFPLIMNISFVFAAISKVLFAVTAYLAFSDKTKEVITNNLPPGPIRTTVCVLLVLNVLFSYAFPMFTVIHCVTNSIVSRCCVPEKANFRFPVILRVVLVLLTMLAALLIPHFALLMAFIGSLTGACLVFIFPPVFNIILRRSAMYKLQIAADVLIIIFGVSTGIVGVVYSGKALVKAYTA
- the LOC5513073 gene encoding glutamate receptor 3 isoform X1, with translation MFLKTSLVLSLVIWINIAFVNPLEVRNIAGVLYHPNDEVLYKSFLAGVRRLNKYQPLPYDQSLKTISFKTIGNEILGCKAARELRSSSCIFDLSFGDERSYALAELLQIPMVVLKPKVRGGWASDYFFTLMPPQDETAAATVHLLHYYIKTKHQKVAILAERKQALLGSKVFSLARQGGYVIPYMMPELVIENYRESQRALTVLLRSKVMYVVLVCDPAETTIIMEWAMRVGCIDKDSKWITPNMDIPGNISALALRGLLGLRLQMHGARKLRREAERNAMAAPNVTGLTYAVLNDSLYVVVKAIGEMMKNTFLVEDKNQGKGCQFNPAVTTDTGETILDFLKTINMQGLTGTIQFKTDGSNERVVDEFDIINIQVQSQTLFSHKYKIGQLTITTNSNLVSLQRDNLVNWNGQYWEETECERKEEFMRKHRENDRVIIVTTKEDAPFMIMKDNASLLKGNDRFMGFSKDLLDLLAEKLNVKYEIRISKEKSYGSVKNGEWRGILGELVRQEADIAIGPITITAEREQVIDFSKPFLDFRIAMILQKPLEEDVDLFAFLMPFQKDLWACCCLVVGAVTILMWILDRFSPYGFRAEAKNTGEGEGDEFSLPNSLWFATGSILQQGGDNTPRSGSGRVLAASFWLFTLILISTYTANLAAFFTAQNSKSIINSLEDLVAQDVFKYGVQQGGSLFSFFEKSKVRIYKKMFGKMSTLNTFVKGTDEGVNRSRTTPFAYLTDQPSLDYYNQRKPCNTMLVKNLLDAKSYALGLQRNSEWTDGISVAILQLREEGEVERIRYKWWDAMSECNLKDAVVSNQPMSLELHHLAGVFIILGGGAGISLVILLMENRFRGAFSFWRPESPQAGARNSHGGLSRAAYTSSSSECKLINNTTRRQEPDGITRRSPRPDFSPNIGRVHPEVRRPSVYVTAPESDL
- the LOC5513073 gene encoding glutamate receptor 3 isoform X2, which produces MFLKTSLVLSLVIWINIAFVNPLEVRNIAGVLYHPNDEVLYKSFLAGVRRLNKYQPLPYDQSLKTISFKTIGNEILGCKAARELRSSSCIFDLSFGDERSYALAELLQIPMVVLKPKVRGGWASDYFFTLMPPQDETAAATVHLLHYYIKTKHQKVAILAERKQALLGSKVFSLARQGGYVIPYMMPELVIENYRESQRALTVLLRSKVMYVVLVCDPAETTIIMEWAMRVGCIDKDSKWITPNMDIPGNISALALRGLLGLRLQMHGARKLRREAERNAMAAPNVTGLTYAVLNDSLYVVVKAIGEMMKNTFLVEDKNQGKGCQFNPAVTTDTGETILDFLKTINMQGLTGTIQFKTDGSNERVVDEFDIINIQVQSQTLFSHKYKIGQLTITTNSNLVSLQRDNLVNWNGQYWEETECERKEEFMRKHRENDRVIIVTTKEDAPFMIMKDNASLLKGNDRFMGFSKDLLDLLAEKLNVKYEIRISKEKSYGSVKNGEWRGILGELVRQEADIAIGPITITAEREQVIDFSKPFLDFRIAMILQKPLEEDVDLFAFLMPFQKDLWACCCLVVGAVTILMWILDRFSPYGFRAEAKNTGEGEGDEFSLPNSLWFATGSILQQGGDNTPRSGSGRVLAASFWLFTLILISTYTANLAAFFTAQNSKSIINSLEDLVAQDVFKYGVQQGGSLFSFFEKSKVRIYKKMFGKMSTLNTFVKGTDEGVNRSRTTPFAYLTDQPSLDYYNQRKPCNTMLVKNLLDAKSYALGLQRNSEWTDGISVAILQLREEGEVERIRYKWWDAMSECNLKDAVVSNQPMSLELHHLAGVFIILGGGAGISLVILLMENRFRGAFSFWRPESLDFFPSLRRRAPAIAMAACPEQPTQAAVQNAN